In one Echinicola marina genomic region, the following are encoded:
- a CDS encoding Do family serine endopeptidase, with protein sequence MNRKQFFLSIILASVIGGLIAIAGVNLLSPTAKVANFEEKQNTSFVNWLKDDKFSIPDGINFVASASQVTPAVVHIKSTVTMESSRRGGNPLEEFFEFRYPDNGRQGPPREGRSSGSGVIISEDGYVVTNNHVIENAKDISITLHDNTNYEAKVIGTDPTTDLALLKIEANNLPFVPFGNSDQTQVGEWVLAVGNPFDLTSTVTAGIVSAKARNIGILRSESNNNLQIESFIQTDAVVNRGNSGGALVNLSGELIGINTAIASQTGVFSGYAFAVPSAIVKKVMDDLLEYGAVQRGLLGVSIQDVSPEFEEYLGKDLGVSQGVYVASVNEGSGGAEAGLQEGDIIVGIDGVETNTVSKLQEMVARKRPGDEVEVKFLRNGEENEVTATLKNISGTTKIVKKEEPKVVGFESVTFKDLDLTLQDRLDVDGGAVIDEIDNDKWEEAGAREGFIVTHIGRTRIQNAEDLKRELGRNKGEQVMILGIYPNGQKSYFEIELDR encoded by the coding sequence ATGAATAGAAAGCAATTCTTCCTCAGTATTATTTTGGCCTCTGTAATCGGTGGCCTGATAGCAATAGCTGGAGTAAACTTGCTGTCTCCTACCGCTAAGGTGGCTAATTTTGAGGAGAAGCAAAATACCAGTTTTGTGAACTGGCTAAAAGATGATAAATTCAGTATTCCTGACGGGATCAATTTTGTGGCATCTGCTTCTCAGGTTACCCCTGCAGTAGTGCATATCAAGAGTACAGTGACGATGGAGAGTTCGAGAAGAGGCGGGAATCCGCTGGAAGAGTTTTTTGAGTTTAGGTATCCTGACAATGGGCGCCAAGGTCCTCCCAGAGAGGGGCGCAGCTCGGGTTCTGGGGTGATCATTTCAGAAGATGGCTATGTGGTGACGAATAATCACGTCATCGAAAATGCCAAGGATATTAGTATCACCTTGCATGATAATACCAATTATGAGGCTAAGGTGATTGGGACGGATCCAACCACGGATTTGGCTTTGTTGAAAATAGAAGCTAATAATTTACCTTTTGTCCCTTTTGGGAATTCTGATCAGACTCAAGTCGGCGAATGGGTTTTGGCTGTGGGGAATCCTTTTGACTTGACTTCCACTGTTACGGCAGGTATTGTTAGTGCCAAGGCAAGGAATATTGGGATATTAAGAAGTGAAAGTAATAATAACCTTCAGATAGAGTCTTTTATCCAGACCGATGCAGTGGTGAATAGAGGAAATTCAGGAGGGGCTTTGGTTAATCTTTCTGGGGAATTGATAGGTATTAATACCGCGATCGCCAGTCAGACAGGTGTTTTCAGTGGATATGCTTTTGCGGTGCCGAGTGCCATAGTGAAGAAAGTGATGGATGACTTATTGGAGTATGGTGCCGTTCAGAGAGGTCTGTTAGGGGTGTCCATTCAAGATGTAAGTCCTGAATTTGAAGAGTATTTGGGCAAGGATCTAGGTGTTTCACAAGGGGTTTATGTAGCAAGTGTGAATGAAGGAAGCGGAGGTGCAGAGGCTGGATTGCAGGAAGGTGATATTATAGTGGGGATTGATGGTGTTGAGACCAATACTGTTTCTAAACTTCAGGAGATGGTTGCAAGAAAGCGTCCTGGTGATGAAGTGGAAGTGAAATTCCTCAGAAATGGAGAGGAAAATGAGGTGACAGCGACCTTGAAAAATATTTCAGGGACTACGAAGATCGTGAAAAAGGAAGAGCCTAAGGTTGTTGGTTTTGAATCGGTAACTTTCAAGGATTTGGATTTGACATTGCAAGATAGGCTGGACGTCGATGGTGGAGCCGTAATTGATGAGATTGATAATGATAAATGGGAAGAGGCGGGTGCGCGTGAAGGGTTTATTGTTACCCATATTGGTAGGACCAGGATTCAGAATGCCGAAGATTTAAAAAGAGAGCTAGGGAGAAATAAAGGTGAGCAGGTGATGATTTTGGGTATTTATCCCAATGGCCAGAAGTCTTATTTTGAAATCGAGCTTGATAGATGA
- a CDS encoding Hsp20/alpha crystallin family protein produces the protein MKLVRYNNFEPNYPTSFSGLLDRVFNESVNAEANRFTPSVDISEDENSYELELAIPGVKKEDFKIDLVDGKLTISGERKHKEKKEGKNYHSVQSQYGSFSKSFFLPDDVSFDEIAAKYEDGVLHVLIPKKEKKVVKSTIEVK, from the coding sequence ATGAAACTTGTAAGATATAACAATTTCGAGCCAAATTATCCTACTTCCTTTAGTGGTTTGTTGGATAGAGTCTTCAATGAGTCAGTGAATGCTGAAGCTAATAGGTTCACTCCCTCGGTAGATATTTCGGAGGATGAGAATAGCTATGAGCTAGAATTGGCTATTCCCGGAGTGAAGAAGGAAGATTTTAAAATAGATCTAGTAGACGGTAAATTGACCATTTCAGGAGAGAGGAAGCATAAGGAGAAAAAAGAAGGAAAAAATTATCATTCTGTGCAGAGTCAGTATGGTAGTTTCAGTAAGTCTTTCTTTTTGCCTGATGATGTTTCTTTCGATGAAATAGCAGCAAAGTATGAGGATGGAGTGCTTCATGTCCTTATTCCTAAGAAGGAGAAAAAGGTAGTGAAATCCACCATAGAAGTGAAATAA
- a CDS encoding alpha-L-fucosidase produces MQGLKKIVGLVFCVVILAGKVFGQDEEASKMEWFGEAKLGIFLHWGIYSVNGIDESWSFFNDYISYDDYMKQLDGFTAANYDPEKWAKLIKSSGAKYAVLTAKHHDGVALWDSKVSDLTVVKKTPAGRDLVGPFMKALEKEGIKKGIYYSVLDWSHPDYDRKTRTEYRYKDDPERFQKFVDFNFKQLEELSLNCQPDLYWFDGDWEHKAEEWKSKQLKEQLLAWNPNLIINSRIGGGLGDYDTPEQGVPVTRPHSKYWELCLTMNNSWGYQHNDHAYKSPGELLRVFVDCLHMGGNLLLDMGPKPDGSIPEEAVDILKEFGRWTSKHASAVYETQAGIPAGHVFAPTTLSKDKKILYIYLDYKVNESLVIKGLKNMINRIWVVGNGTKLKHREVGKMYWSQVPGLKYIDIPDNVYDKDITVLAVLLDGEIDLYREKGQVIESN; encoded by the coding sequence ATGCAGGGTTTAAAAAAGATAGTTGGATTAGTTTTTTGTGTTGTTATCTTGGCCGGAAAGGTTTTTGGTCAAGATGAGGAAGCATCAAAAATGGAATGGTTTGGTGAAGCCAAGCTAGGGATTTTTTTGCACTGGGGGATTTATTCTGTGAATGGGATAGATGAGTCCTGGTCCTTTTTCAATGATTATATTTCGTATGATGATTATATGAAGCAGTTGGACGGTTTTACAGCGGCTAATTATGATCCAGAAAAATGGGCAAAACTGATCAAGTCTTCAGGAGCAAAATATGCTGTGCTTACGGCCAAGCATCATGATGGTGTTGCTCTTTGGGATAGTAAGGTGAGTGATTTGACAGTCGTGAAGAAGACTCCCGCAGGAAGGGATTTAGTAGGGCCGTTTATGAAGGCCTTAGAAAAGGAAGGAATAAAAAAGGGGATATATTATTCTGTTTTGGATTGGTCGCATCCAGATTATGATCGTAAGACAAGGACGGAGTACCGGTATAAGGATGATCCTGAGCGTTTTCAGAAATTCGTGGATTTTAATTTTAAGCAGTTAGAAGAGCTTTCGTTGAATTGCCAGCCTGATTTGTATTGGTTTGATGGAGACTGGGAGCACAAGGCTGAAGAGTGGAAAAGCAAACAGCTGAAAGAGCAGTTGTTAGCTTGGAATCCTAATTTGATTATTAATTCCAGGATTGGTGGTGGATTGGGAGATTATGATACACCAGAGCAAGGAGTTCCGGTTACTCGTCCTCACAGTAAATACTGGGAGCTTTGCCTAACGATGAACAATAGCTGGGGTTATCAGCATAATGACCATGCTTACAAAAGTCCGGGTGAGCTGTTGAGGGTTTTTGTAGATTGTCTTCATATGGGTGGAAATCTGTTGTTGGATATGGGGCCTAAGCCTGATGGTTCTATTCCTGAGGAGGCAGTGGATATTTTGAAGGAATTTGGCCGGTGGACATCTAAGCATGCCTCTGCTGTTTATGAAACACAGGCGGGAATTCCAGCGGGGCATGTTTTTGCTCCGACTACTTTGTCAAAGGATAAAAAGATTCTTTATATCTACCTTGATTATAAAGTGAATGAGTCTTTGGTGATCAAGGGACTTAAGAATATGATTAATAGAATTTGGGTAGTGGGAAATGGCACTAAGCTGAAGCATAGAGAAGTTGGGAAAATGTATTGGAGCCAGGTGCCAGGTTTGAAGTATATCGATATACCTGATAATGTTTATGATAAGGATATTACTGTTTTGGCTGTTCTGCTGGATGGGGAAATAGATTTATATAGGGAAAAAGGACAGGTGATCGAAAGTAATTGA
- a CDS encoding mechanosensitive ion channel family protein: MRPARPLLFIFTLIAFCITSAPSFGFQSSADLLNIGDSLLNTGDDSTKTETDTNHHQSVTSVIGTLENYAIATNHFSKVLERDIDTTLIASSLPLIERRITIIRDRLENQGADINLRYLSALKNFIKNEVENISNWKEVVDNRNHEIQFIYDSLIKIQNDPVIYPEAYDSILLPAINVQLQGLQDRIQKVDSLYYSKQLNLADFQSRISKAQIDIDDFRDEINQLEGSIEAKLFDKEVNYIWDPTSYSKEKDLPHIIRRSYTINKIIFQGYMAANIPTFLLTTLIAILTFVWLKYLIRRIKDEKEFADLILKRTKFVPSNPIFSTLLIILPITPFLYHSPPIVLNVILLILMILATTVLITPIVNKKAYTYWMIFSFIFLIYSVSNLYSEKAYEERWALLALSIVSISLAYNIIKNIKGSNFTHPNQIIFLIRVFLIIQGASLISNIFGRYSLAKILGIAATTSLLQALGLYVFVLVIMEAIYLQIEVGKKSSKEYTAYFDFQEIQNKIQKIFIFFATAIWLFYLTKNLIIYNYLYNIISEFLSIERTIGNTNFTFGSILIFLLVIWFSSIIARYLTYYFEAKDQKVATNRKQRLGSSVLLIKLAVFTVGFLFAVTAAGIPLDNIAIVLGALSVGIGFGLQTIINNLVSGIILAFERPIQIGDAIEVGGRSGVVKDVGIRASKIQAYDGSEIILPNGDLLSQHLINWTLSNKQRRIELIIGVAYGSDSDKVESILRNILDREGIMKTPSPNVYLQTFADSAVEYRLLFWVHDFDVWVDMRAEVMKEIYKAFAEENIEIPFPQRDLYIKSIPQAWQSPSRNNKPSGDNEKKDEN, from the coding sequence ATGAGACCTGCAAGGCCACTCCTTTTTATTTTTACCCTTATCGCCTTTTGCATAACATCAGCTCCATCATTTGGCTTTCAATCCTCCGCAGACCTTTTGAATATTGGAGATTCCCTGTTGAACACGGGCGATGACAGCACAAAAACCGAAACAGATACCAATCACCACCAATCCGTCACTTCTGTCATCGGCACCCTTGAAAATTACGCCATTGCCACAAACCACTTCAGCAAGGTACTAGAAAGAGACATTGACACCACTTTGATAGCCAGTTCACTCCCTTTGATCGAACGAAGAATCACAATTATCCGGGACAGGCTCGAAAACCAAGGAGCAGACATTAATCTCAGGTACTTGTCAGCACTCAAAAATTTCATTAAAAATGAAGTGGAGAATATTTCAAACTGGAAAGAAGTCGTTGATAATAGAAACCACGAAATCCAGTTCATTTACGATAGCCTGATCAAGATACAAAACGACCCCGTGATCTATCCTGAAGCCTATGACAGTATCCTGCTACCAGCTATCAATGTCCAACTTCAAGGACTCCAGGACCGAATACAGAAAGTAGACAGCTTATACTACAGCAAGCAACTGAACCTGGCAGATTTCCAAAGCAGGATATCTAAAGCACAAATAGATATCGACGACTTCAGAGATGAAATCAACCAACTGGAAGGATCTATTGAAGCTAAACTTTTTGACAAAGAGGTCAATTATATCTGGGATCCTACCTCCTACAGCAAAGAGAAGGACCTTCCGCATATCATCCGCCGGTCCTACACCATCAACAAAATCATATTCCAAGGGTATATGGCCGCAAATATACCCACCTTTCTCCTTACCACGTTGATCGCCATACTTACCTTCGTCTGGCTCAAATACCTCATCAGACGAATTAAAGATGAAAAGGAATTTGCCGATCTCATCCTTAAGAGGACGAAGTTTGTCCCCAGCAATCCGATTTTTTCAACGCTTTTGATCATATTGCCCATAACCCCTTTTCTGTACCACTCCCCGCCAATTGTCCTAAATGTCATTCTATTGATATTAATGATATTGGCCACCACAGTATTGATCACCCCAATTGTAAATAAGAAAGCCTATACCTATTGGATGATCTTTTCATTCATTTTCCTTATTTACAGTGTCAGTAACCTATATTCTGAAAAAGCATATGAAGAGAGGTGGGCATTATTGGCCTTAAGCATTGTGAGCATCTCTCTCGCCTATAATATCATCAAGAATATCAAAGGCTCCAACTTCACCCATCCCAATCAAATCATCTTTCTAATCCGCGTGTTTTTAATCATACAGGGAGCCTCTTTGATCAGCAACATATTTGGAAGGTATAGCTTAGCAAAGATATTGGGCATAGCAGCGACCACTAGCTTACTACAGGCACTTGGCCTGTATGTATTTGTATTAGTGATCATGGAGGCCATATACCTGCAAATAGAAGTGGGCAAAAAAAGCTCCAAAGAGTACACTGCTTATTTTGACTTTCAAGAAATTCAGAATAAAATCCAGAAGATTTTCATCTTCTTTGCCACAGCTATTTGGCTTTTCTATTTGACCAAAAACCTGATCATATATAACTACCTGTACAACATCATTTCAGAATTCCTTTCCATTGAAAGAACAATAGGCAATACCAATTTCACCTTTGGAAGTATCTTAATTTTCCTATTGGTCATATGGTTTTCATCCATTATTGCCAGGTACCTTACTTATTATTTTGAGGCCAAAGACCAAAAAGTCGCCACCAACAGAAAACAAAGACTAGGCTCATCAGTTCTCCTTATCAAACTCGCCGTGTTTACCGTGGGTTTCCTTTTTGCTGTTACGGCTGCCGGGATTCCCTTGGACAATATCGCCATAGTATTAGGAGCACTATCTGTAGGTATTGGATTTGGTCTCCAAACCATCATCAACAACCTTGTTTCCGGAATCATACTGGCCTTTGAGCGCCCCATTCAAATCGGCGACGCCATTGAAGTGGGCGGAAGATCAGGGGTAGTCAAAGACGTAGGGATCAGGGCCAGTAAAATACAAGCTTACGATGGATCTGAAATCATCCTCCCCAATGGAGATTTACTTTCCCAACACCTGATTAACTGGACCCTCTCCAACAAACAACGAAGAATCGAGCTGATCATAGGTGTGGCTTATGGATCAGACTCAGACAAGGTGGAATCCATTTTGCGCAACATCCTCGACCGGGAGGGAATCATGAAAACCCCATCTCCCAATGTATACCTCCAAACTTTCGCAGACAGTGCTGTTGAATACAGATTACTTTTCTGGGTACACGATTTCGACGTATGGGTAGACATGAGAGCTGAGGTCATGAAAGAAATATACAAGGCCTTTGCAGAAGAAAACATTGAAATCCCCTTCCCACAAAGAGACCTTTATATCAAATCCATTCCTCAAGCATGGCAATCACCATCTAGAAACAATAAGCCTTCTGGAGACAATGAGAAAAAAGACGAAAATTAA
- a CDS encoding helix-turn-helix domain-containing protein: MDLKFEDLPTAIAQLLAQNKLILEAIQEIALSERPNGQVLTLNKICELLELKRQTIYSYVSKGLIPHYKKAGKLYFIKDEILDWITSKSSNPKIRGVRIHENRLFRDRGFKKI; encoded by the coding sequence ATGGACTTAAAATTTGAAGACCTCCCAACTGCTATTGCCCAACTATTAGCACAAAATAAATTGATTTTAGAAGCTATACAGGAGATAGCGCTGAGCGAACGGCCCAATGGTCAGGTCCTTACATTAAACAAGATCTGTGAGTTGTTGGAATTAAAAAGGCAGACCATTTACAGTTATGTTTCCAAGGGACTGATTCCCCATTATAAGAAAGCCGGAAAACTTTACTTTATCAAAGATGAAATCCTGGACTGGATTACTTCAAAATCGAGCAATCCCAAAATAAGAGGAGTGAGAATCCATGAAAATCGGCTTTTTAGGGACCGGGGATTCAAGAAAATTTAA
- a CDS encoding nucleotidyl transferase AbiEii/AbiGii toxin family protein, with protein sequence MNLHDDKELLQDAILATAEYLGMRDIYVEKDYWVTVALYEIFHSDIASQAVFKGGTALSKCHKLIERFSEDIDMVVLRNEGENDNQLKKKIRTIGKVVEKVIPEIEVEGLTNKMGNIRKTVHEYDKIFKGGFGQVREHVVVEATWLGNFEPFSEMQVSSYIYEMMKGKGQEKLIEKYKMAPFNIRVLSKLRTFCEKIMSLVRFSRSEDPIADLRNKIRHVYDIHQMLKDEEIQRFFESSDFDKMLIKVGNDDMIGYKNNNDWIPEHPSKALIFDKPKETWEHLSTAHNGNFKDLVTGELPLEKALIQNISTVADRLREIIWEIK encoded by the coding sequence ATGCGATTCTTGCAACAGCGGAGTATCTTGGCATGAGGGATATTTATGTAGAAAAGGATTATTGGGTTACCGTTGCGTTGTATGAAATATTCCATTCAGATATCGCCAGCCAGGCTGTTTTCAAGGGAGGCACCGCACTTTCCAAATGCCATAAACTGATAGAACGATTTTCGGAAGATATTGATATGGTTGTACTCCGAAATGAAGGGGAGAACGATAATCAGTTGAAAAAGAAGATCAGGACAATCGGTAAAGTGGTGGAAAAGGTAATTCCGGAAATAGAAGTTGAAGGGCTAACCAATAAAATGGGCAATATTCGGAAGACAGTTCATGAGTATGACAAGATATTTAAGGGAGGTTTTGGTCAGGTAAGAGAACACGTAGTGGTTGAAGCAACCTGGTTAGGCAATTTTGAACCATTCTCAGAAATGCAGGTCAGTTCTTATATCTATGAAATGATGAAGGGAAAAGGCCAGGAGAAATTGATCGAAAAGTATAAGATGGCTCCATTTAACATTAGGGTATTGAGTAAGCTAAGAACATTTTGTGAGAAGATCATGAGCTTGGTAAGGTTTTCCAGGTCAGAAGACCCCATAGCTGACCTAAGGAACAAAATTCGCCACGTGTATGACATCCACCAAATGCTAAAAGACGAAGAAATTCAGCGGTTCTTTGAAAGTAGTGATTTTGATAAAATGCTTATAAAAGTGGGTAATGACGACATGATCGGCTATAAGAACAATAATGACTGGATTCCTGAGCATCCTTCCAAGGCACTTATATTTGACAAACCTAAGGAAACATGGGAACATCTCAGTACAGCACATAATGGTAACTTCAAAGATCTGGTAACAGGTGAGTTACCTCTTGAAAAAGCACTCATTCAAAACATTAGTACAGTAGCTGACAGACTCAGGGAAATTATTTGGGAAATAAAGTAA